A window of the Theileria parva strain Muguga chromosome 2, complete sequence, whole genome shotgun sequence genome harbors these coding sequences:
- a CDS encoding putative integral membrane protein, with protein MEKGKPRIKRKSIDESEKEEPEKVKQKLQKEPLKNSKRKLDTDSRDEHLRSLTLEGRRRSGSLDLSEVSKSSRNPSEERELEGSSTYTEQKRVNHGYTHTSGSYEHKNTRLVESKTNSNESRASRTLSSEPKRGEFYRNVQSPRADQKVLEMLENFEDETDLTLFKFVSSVANGTINPVTSVDALRTKFHGVCKNSTLVFKVLDVVSFFLDDPKKKQNLLPFLESLESFGLVSSMEIISVIDPAKLDSCNYSEGLVKISIRERTKNNYVLKIYNLFRENYHGYTALSNYLSSLVDKHGRNGFRFDVVQKSNKKQSTQNRVKELDPDTVVTMVNKISGMHKLCPMRTLYEVLKWLVLNNHSDEFVMKVLKSYPSKKVSYVVLLYLRNNYQNKDSLISRLGKEGNSSEKEKSDKEKPDKEKTSDKEVNLAGYSNDNIYKISGLMVSEKLLDVSEVYNYLDPSDELLTSLSNHFYNILKTSPNKDTRDNSSVPVPLLKKIVSSHLNSNFLNSKTSRAHQVSSPRMKDKEQMSAKLDKENKLRKISHTMLETMVNKYECNDFSILLKFDNYHYLRDCIYSMESGKFLVLSTLLSQCSDFEGELWDVCYSYILHLYRLNFPIFLNTTVTQNLTHIMSKVLSKSELYQAAAEGNGSEVDSVKLTLELLDKELVVVKKLEYYFKLVGFRSSENIILFNGILSYLHTLLSHLLITQVGKDKNDKCVLGKKMIKKLIYRYQIGFGVFLTFSQHLKGIKYTQKR; from the exons ATGGAAAAAGGTAAGCCCAGAATTAAAAGGAAGTCAATTGACGAAAGTGAAAAGGAAGAACCAGAAAAGGTGAAACAAAAGTTACAAAAAGAacctttaaaaaattcaaagAGGAAATTGGATACAGATTCCAGGGATGAACACCTAAGAAGTCTAACATTGGAAGGTAGAAGGAGGAGTGGTAGCCTGGATCTTTCAGAAGTCAGTAAAAGTAGTAGAAATCCCAGCGAAGAAAGAGAATTAGAAGGTTCTTCAACGTATACAGAACAGAAAAGAGTAAATCATGGATACACTCATACATCAGGGAGTTATGAACACAAAAACACAAGACTTGTTGAATCGAAAACTAATTCTAACGAATCCAGGGCATCCAGAACATTATCCTCAGAACCTAAAAGAGGAGAATTTTATAGGAATGTGCAATCCCCGAGAGCAGACCAAAAGGTGTTGGAAATGTTAGAAAACTTCGAGGATGAAACTGACTTAACATTGTTTAAGTTTGTAAGTTCAGTAGCAAATGGAACTATAAACCCAGTAACGTCTGTGGATGCGCTGAGAACTAAGTTTCATggagtgtgtaaaaattcaACCTTGGTTTTTAAGGTTCTGGACGTTGTTTCATTCTTCCTGGACGACCCCAAGAAGAAGCAGAATTTACTTCCATTCCTAGAATCTCTTGAGAGTTTTGGGTTAGTCTCGAGTATGGAGATAATCTCAGTGATAGACCCGGCAAAACTGGACAGCTGTAACTACTCAGAAGGTCTGGTAAAGATTTCAATAAGAGAAAGGACCAAGAACAATTATGTACTTAAGATATATAATCTGTTTAGAGAAAATTACCACGGATATACAGCACTTTCAAATTATCTCTCATCGCTAGTGGATAAACATGGTAGGAACGGATTTAGATTTGATGTGGTCCAAAAATCTAATAAGAAACAAAGTACCCAGAATAGAGTTAAAGAATTGGACCCAGATACTGTGGTAACAATGGTAAATAAGATAAGTGGTATGCATAAACTATGTCCAATGCGTACATTGTATGAAGTGTTAAAGTGGCTAGTGTTAAATAACCACTCAGATGAGTTTGTAATGAAAGTTCTCAAGAGTTATCCCTCCAAGAAGGTTTCATACGTAGTTCTCCTCTATTTGAGAAATAATTATCAGAACAAGGATAGTCTGATTTCAAGATTAGGTAAAGAAGGAAATAGTTCAGAAAAAGAAAAATCTGATAAAGAAAAACCGGATAAGGAAAAGACTAGTGATAAGGAAGTAAATTTAGCAGGATATTCTAAcgataatatatataaaatctCTGGTTTGATGGTATCTGAAAAACTCTTGGACGTTAGTGAAGTTTATAATTACCTGGACCCTTCAGACGAGTTACTTACAAGTTTGTCAAACCACttttataatattcttaaaACTAGCCCAAATAAGGATACGAGGGATAACTCAAGTGTTCCGGTACCTTTGTTGAAGAAAATAGTATCATCGCATTTAaattctaattttttaaactcaaAAACGAGTAGGGCACACCAAGTTAGTTCCCCTAGAATGAAGGATAAGGAACAGATGAGCGCAAAGTTGGACAAGGAGAATAAGTTGAGAAAAATCAGTCATACAATGCTGGAAACCATGGTGAACAAATATGAATGCAATGATTTTTCAATTCTGCTAAAGTTTGACAATTATCATTACCTGAGGGATTGTATTTATTCAATGGAATCTGGGAAATTTTTAGTGCTCTCAACTCTTTTAAGTCAATGTTCAGATTTTGAAGGGGAGTTGTGGGATGTCTGTTATTCatacattttacacctGTATAGGCTTAATTTTCCAATATTCCTTAATACCACGGTGACACAAAACTTAACTCACATTATGAGTAAAGTGTTGAGTAAATCAGAGCTTTATCAGGCTGCAGCTGAAGGAAATGGCTCCGAAGTTGATTCAGTTAAATTAACTCTTGAACTATTGGATAAGGAGTTGGTTGTAGTAAAAAAGTTGgagtattattttaaattagttggGTTCAGAAGTAGTGAAAATATCATACTTTTTAATGGAATTTTGAGTTATTTGCACACACTACTCAGTCACCTGCTGATAACACAAGTCGGTAAGGACAAGAATGACAAATGCGTATTGGGGAagaaaatgattaaaaagTTGATTTACAg ATATCAGATAGGATTTGGAGTATTCTTAACCTTTTCACAACACTTGAAAGGTATCAAATATACTCAAAAACGTTAG
- a CDS encoding putative integral membrane protein, which produces MKFRLDLSSLEFYSNFFDFSFMIFTLCFYLLFLFKAKLANNLRFNRYIFSASVVKAFLNLSLFDRLNLYVLILCSFAWFIMFKGTTNLTPLRTMISKFPKSHPHTFSHQS; this is translated from the coding sequence atgAAGTTTCGACTAGATTTAAGTTCTCttgaattttattcaaattttttcGATTTTTCCTTTATGATTTTTACTCTTTGCTTTTATCTTCTATTCCTGTTCAAGGCGAAGTTGGcaaataatttaaggtTTAACAGGTATATTTTCTCAGCCTCCGTCGTTAAGGCTTTTTTAAACCTTTCTCTCTTTGATAGGCTAAATTTATAcgttttaattttatgctCTTTTGCCTGGTTTATCATGTTCAAAGGCACCACTAACCTAACACCACTCAGGACCATGATCTCAAAGTTTCCCAAATCTCATCCACACACCTTCTCACACCAATCCTAA
- a CDS encoding Fcf2 pre-rRNA processing family protein: protein MKDNLEEEINFKLDLDNYLSHNDTISSSSDTNIKPNTKSLRNKEIEKNWFAISEKEPTPAVLREWRSIQLRGFVDPKKFYKNTRSKLENIPKQFQLGTIVNKSYNYTEEDKVTNSNTNTTSFSKKKTRIRKKPTLITNTIKEGEKWVTKRYREIQTEKTSGRKGWYQRQLKKRKKI from the coding sequence atgaaagACAATTTAGAGGaagaaattaattttaagttgGATTTGGACAACTATTTATCGCATAATGACACTATTTCTTCGAGCTCAGACACTAATATTAAACCGAACACTAAATCTCTTCGAAATAAAGAAATTGAAAAGAATTGGTTCGCTATCAGTGAGAAAGAACCAACTCCAGCTGTTCTGCGGGAGTGGCGATCTATACAATTACGTGGCTTTGTTGACCCTAAGAAATTCTACAAAAACACCCGAAGCAAACTTGAAAACATCCCCAAGCAGTTCCAACTTGGGactatagtaaataaatcCTACAACTACACTGAAGAGGATAAAGTTACCAACTCCAACACTAACACCACTTCATTTAGTAAGAAAAAGACCAGAATTAGAAAGAAACCCACTCTGATTACTAATACAATCAAGGAAGGTGAGAAATGGGTCACTAAACGGTACAGAGAAATCCAAACTGAGAAAACTAGCGGCCGTAAGGGCTGGTACCAGAGACAACTTAAAAAACGAAAAAagatataa
- the cwf26 gene encoding Pre-mRNA-splicing factor of RES complex family protein yields the protein MKSRNAKNFKIVEQEDYYGTAKSEEDVDELNFEESDEDLPVVVNEAEFLKQLKNEEKEKSKSPSPPRRTINEMADEDDIVYRDKFGKRITRDQWLLLNHREKRGREEPKQELVWGKGLVQIKEKEEILKEEQKIINQSFQKYVQLILTNFDIDQDYDEELKEKKRWSDPINTNSNQQSEEPRCRFSMVPNRFNIEPGYRWDGVIRGNNYEQRWFEARAVDMAKDKQAYLNNISDL from the exons atgaaGAGTAGAAATgctaaaaattttaagataGTTGAACAGGAAGATTATTACGGCACTGCCAAGAGTGAGGAGGACGTGGACGAGCTAAATTTTGAGGAATCTGACGAAGACTTACCAGTGGTCGTAAACGAAGctgaatttttaaaacaacttaaaaatg aggaAAAAGAGAAATCCAAGTCACCCTCACCGCCCCGAAGAACCATCAA tgAGATGGCTGATGAGGATGACATTGTGTATCGTGACAAGTTTGGAAAACGTATAACAAGAGATCAATGGCTCCTACTCAATCAC aGGGAAAAGAGGGGAAGAGAGGAGCCGAAACAG GAGCTGGTTTGGGGTAAAGGCCTGGTACAAATAAAAGAAAAGGAAGAAATCTTAAAAGAGGAACAAAAAATCATTAACCAATCCTTTCAAAAGTATGTTCAACTCATTTTAACTAA TTTTGATATTGACCAGGACTACGATGAAGAATTAAAGGAAAAAAAGAGATGGAGTGATCCAATTAACACAAATTCCAACCAAC AGAGTGAGGAGCCGAGATGTAGGTTTAGTATGGTTCCGAATAGGTTTAACATTGAGCCTGGATACCGCTGGGACGGTGTCATCAGAGGTAATAACTACGAACAAAGATGGTTCGAA GCGAGAGCTGTGGATATGGCTAAAGATAAACAGGcttatttaaacaatatcTCCgatttgtaa
- a CDS encoding Papain family cysteine protease family protein → MLFKVCKLKFYVWSFLLLISQAKSDLPIHTLTKDVIGVWKVYETELSDVFQNCGSTFPNKNSENLKIDNFKEYLEEIYGELNESVLELSDERYFRRSLLYPRNNWSYFSAKSPQNNQILGNWTMVYDEGVMIDMNDKNYFGYFKYNNVKNNECKQITQNIVEDEFGHIKCYVTDPNRLQIGWYSKRNNNDYKFGCFYMQKLNYKDNKKNYIVDLTFYNSSQKYQSHNLLDALGNQSVDGSEMTKLSSLTEAKAALSYDKTGLNNDKTPLNYDKTGLVYENLAPFRFVQLCKGVNYHVINNNFNMVHPCTNKLLQNKKFPTHWTWGDPFNGLEEDIYNTSQGECGSCYIYSSLYVISKRLQILFNKLYPNYNWKLNHFKLSIHDLLSSAYSQGCFGGFLMLVGKHIKELGIHSDSETFLNTLRTLEDIKFDMKWYIDSYGYVGGCYECTNEMNMMNEIITNGPIAVAIYSPPQLFYYKHGIFDNNYKHGMICDLPHSNLNGWEYTNHAIVVVGWGEELVNGENVKYWICKNTWGTNWGVQGYFKIKKGVNLCGIESQAVFFDPSLNKGLSNKYIQLYNLEYASK, encoded by the exons ATGTTATtcaaagtgtgtaaattaaagtTTTATGTTTGGAgttttttacttttaataTCGCAAGCTAAGTCGGATTTGCCAATTCATACATTAAcc AAAGATGTTATTGGAGTTTGGAAGGTGTATGAGACTGAGTTGAGTGATGTGTTCCAGAACTGTGGCAGCACATTCCCTAATAAAAACAGtgaaaatttgaaaattgaCAACTTTAAAGAGTATCTTGAGGAGATTTACGGTGAATTGAACGAATCGGTGCTTGAGTTGTCTGATGAACGGTACTTTAGGAGATCTCTGCTATATCCCAGAAATAACTGGTCTTATTTCTCAGCCAAAAGCCCACAAAATAACCAAATTCTTGGTAATTG GACTATGGTGTATGATGAGGGTGTAATGATAGATATGAACGATAAAAACTACTTTG GTTATtttaagtataataatgttaaaaataacgaATGTAAACAAATCACACAAA ACATAGTTGAGGATGAGTTTGGTCATATAAAGTGTTATGTAACTGATCCTAACAGGTTACAAATCGGATGGTACAGTAAAAGGAATAATAACGACTACAAATTCGGTTGTTTCTACATGcagaaattaaattataaagatAATAAGAAAAATTATATCGTCGATTTAACTTTCTATAACTCATCGCAAAAATATCAATCACACAATTTACTGGATGCACTGGGTAATCAGTCAGTGGATGGAAGTGAAATGACAAAGTTATCAAGCCTAACTGAGGCTAAAGCGGCATTAAGTTATGATAAAACGGgattaaataatgataaaactccattaaattatgataaaacGGGATTAGTATATGAGAATTTGGCACCGTTTAGATTTGTTCAGTTGTGTAAAGGTGTAAATTATcatgtaataaataacaattttaacatgGTGCATCCATGtactaataaattactcCAAAACAAGAAATTTCCAACCCACtg GACTTGGGGTGATCCATTTAATGGTCTAGAAGAAGACATATACAATACTTCTCAAG GGGAGTGTGGAAGTTGTTATATATACAGTTCATTATATGTGATAAGTAAAAGactacaaatattatttaacaagttGTATCCCAACTACAATTGgaaattaaatcatttcAAACTCTCCATTCACGATCTTTTATCTTCC gCGTATTCGCAGGGTTGTTTTGGCGGATTTTTAATGCTTGTTGGGAAACATATTAAGGAGTTAGGAATTCACTCTGACTCAGAGACCTTTCTCAACACGCTGCGCACTCTGGAAGATATCAAATTTGATATGAAATG GTATATTGACAGTTATGGATATGTTGGAGGCTGTTATGAATGTACAAATGAGATGAATATGATGAATGAGATAATCACAAATGGACCAATAGCCGTAGCAATATACTCACCTCCTCAATTATTCTACTATAAACATG ggatatttgataataattataaacacGGAATGATCTGTGATTTACCACATAGTAATCTCAACG gGTGGGAGTATACGAATCATGCGATAGTGGTGGTTGGCTGGGGAGAGGAATTGGTGAATGGTGAGAATGTAAAGTATTGGATTTGTAAGAACACTTGGGGTACAAATTGGGGTGTACAAGGCTATTTCAAGATTAAAAAGGGCGTAAACTTATGCGGCATTGAAAGTCAAGCTGTTTTCTTTGATCCCTCACTAAATAAAGGATTATCAAATAAATACATACAATTATACAATCTAGAATACGCCtccaaataa
- a CDS encoding ADP-ribosylation factor family protein: MLRRILSEETNVLILGPSNAGKTCLLFKLVNNKFPLTVASQTNNTVQITLDKKVINLHDLTDSTQVLGSKFKRCKYIMILDSTCRKSIKQLSLLLYNLITHATVKLSVVNVAESVSVLVLCNKSDVYNSKNVNEVEKLMLLELELISTTTDDSGQLAKVFSNLNSLKELKNIGVVLHLMPYSIKNNNLQEIKQYIIN, translated from the coding sequence ATGTTGAGGAGAATATTGAGTGAGGAGACGAATGTGTTAATTCTTGGCCCGAGTAATGCTGGAAAGACTTGTCTCCTGTTTAAgcttgtaaataataaattccCACTCACAGTAGCGTCACaaactaataatacagTCCAAATAACACTTGATAAAAAGGTCATCAACCTGCATGACCTCACTGACTCAACCCAGGTTCTGGGATCCAAGTTTAAAAggtgtaaatatattatgaTTTTAGACTCCACCTGCAGAAAATCAATTAAACAACTGTCACTCTTGCTATACAATCTTATTACTCATGCCACTGTTAAGTTGAGTGTGGTTAACGTTGCTGAGAGTGTGAGTGTGTTGGTATTGTGTAATAAGAGTGATGTGTACAATAGTAAGAATGTAAATGAAGTAGAAAAGTTAATGTTGTTAGAATTGGAGTTGATATCGACGACAACTGACGACTCAGGCCAGCTGGCGAAGGTTTTTTCCAACTTGAACAGCTTAAAAGAGTTGAAAAACATCGGAGTAGTACTTCACCTCATGCCATACTCAATTAAAAACAACAACCTCCaagaaattaaacaatacattatcaactaa
- a CDS encoding Transcription factor/nuclear export subunit protein 2 family protein encodes MIRKLYQTYNYKLRNIFKKITFELLKSVKSPTIRSIVSIITAISAINPFSVCTLIIRQSELFNNLLLPLCELTKYFLSYTIDIFVYQLTINLIHLTNNPTASSSRDTSPKSSDAKKEYSLSDNRLDHSYNLNEEESNKMYLNSVILCKIYKRHSECDIIPIVTILILILNYSMSNRLTLCPSTEGQPDVPDPKNLKSKLDNEDLVKLEITGICIGNYYNVIFVIYNVLDYLIRLIEIIGGMVDVDMNKMTQEQLLCQCGSYSLKNECLVSNVDDEVVSVNNKKSLVKVVCRPFFVNSLLLILGRLINELLYDSNFTNSKLLLAIVDKFNNLVILLINFLEINEQTHLLPSKELLLKYYTENHLQFMNTVKAVKEPGELTTDSQSTSSLKRKRMEFTTNSVDTMLDDNFVGFINSLSIYDIYSPTEQYDTYVSKLTSFLSTITTAGAGNTFRRAKRIKNRITTLETDKEEHLTHSNVVLERLKEVFKSFVKNDAKVGPHITTRFISRIVFSRLLVSELNALFCCKIVDLIMENKMNYFNYFDFVNCYTKMLIPMISSLTEREVINLSIFFNHSFHLIKGWVNNREAFEKLVYDNPCFCTTFKFQPNREFKYQQLLQVIKKWEYFILLSIFSINKPPTSTNSANSANSANSTTSASSVKDDKGRVGDLKNSAESEMASEPESVLPQKRSWIEIKNVVIFLNKVSSNFPITVNSSLKVLNFLKNVLKLAKQNNWQDVTVPSNTLIKLIQMYQNQNKYIVINIPATPSSNPASNPVTTPSTPVNVPSKNPTSKETSPRNPMSKETSPRSGPDKETSLKSVSSKETSPKTGSKESSPKTGNSKETSPRNAPVKESVKSSSRTSITHGTDKR; translated from the coding sequence ATGATAAGAAAACTGTACCAGACGTATAATTATAAGCTGAGGAATATATTCAAGAAGATAACATTTGAGCTTTTGAAGTCGGTAAAAAGCCCAACGATACGGTCAATAGTGTCAATAATAACAGCAATCAGTGCAATTAACCCGTTTTCAGTGTGTACACTAATAATCAGACAGTCTGAGCTgtttaacaatttactCCTACCACTGTGTGAGCTGACGAAGTATTTTCTATCATACACAATTGATATTTTCGTATATCAACTCACGATAAACTTGATACACTTGACAAATAATCCCACAGCCTCCAGTAGTAGGGATACTAGTCCTAAATCTAGTGACGCTAAGAAAGAGTATAGTCTTAGTGATAATAGGCTAGATCACAGCTATAACTTGAATGAGGAGGAGAGTAATAAGATGTACTTAAACAGTgtaatattgtgtaaaatatataaaagaCACTCAGAATGTGATATTATACCCATTGTGACAATCTTAATTCTGATACTAAATTACTCAATGTCAAATCGCTTAACACTATGTCCATCAACCGAAGGGCAACCAGATGTTCCAGATCCAAAAAACTTAAAATCAAAGTTGGATAATGAAGATCTGGTAAAGTTGGAAATCACAGGGATATGTATTGGAAACTATTATAACgtaatatttgtaatttaCAATGTGTTGGATTATTTGATTAGATtaattgaaataattgGAGGGATGGTAGACGTGGACATGAATAAGATGACACAGGAACAACTTCTGTGTCAATGTGGAAGTTACTCTCTAAAAAATGAATGCTTAGTGAGTAACGTGGATGATGAAGTGGTATcagtaaataataagaaATCCCTAGTAAAAGTAGTTTGTAGACCATTTTTCGTTAATTCACTTCTGCTGATACTGGGGAGACTTATTAATGAATTGCTGTATGATAGTAATTTTACCAATTCTAAACTACTATTGGCAATTGTTGACAAGTTTAACAACTTAGTAATTCTGCTGATTAACTTTTTGGAGATTAATGAACAAACGCATTTGTTACCCAGTAAGGAACTGCTGTTAAAGTATTATACTGAAAATCACCTACAGTTTATGAATACAGTAAAGGCTGTGAAAGAACCAGGTGAATTAACTACAGATTCACAGTCAACTTCAAGTTTAAAGAGGAAAAGAATGGAATTCACAACCAACTCAGTGGACACAATGTTGGATGACAACTTTGTAGGATTTATAAACAGCTTGAGTATTTATGATATTTACTCTCCAACAGAACAGTATGACACTTATGTTTCTAAGTTAACTTCATTTCTATCGACAATAACAACGGCTGGTGCCGGTAATACCTTCAGACGAGCCAAGAGGATAAAGAACAGGATAACCACACTAGAAACTGATAAAGAAGAACATTTAACCCATTCAAACGTGGTTTTGGAGAGGTTGAAGGAAGTTTTCAAGTCGTTTGTGAAGAATGATGCCAAGGTCGGACCACATATTACAACCAGGTTCATAAGTAGAATTGTGTTCTCAAGACTATTAGTGTCAGAGTTAAACGCACTATTCTGTTGTAAGATTGTGGATTTGATAATGGAGAATAAGATGAACTACTTTAACTACTTTGATTTCGTCAACTGCTACACCAAGATGCTCATACCGATGATTAGCAGTTTGACAGAACGTGAGGTCATTAACCTCTCAATCTTCTTTAATCACTCATTTCACCTTATTAAGGGCTGGGTGAACAATAGAGAAGcttttgaaaaattggTGTACGATAATCCTTGTTTCTGCACCACTTTCAAGTTCCAACCAAACAGAGAATTCAAGTACCAACAACTCCTACAAGTTATTAAAAAGTGGGAATACTTCATACTACTCTCAATTTTCTCAATTAATAAACCTCCCACTAGTACCAATAGTGCTAATAGTGCTAATAGTGCTAATAGTACTACTAGTGCCAGTAGTGTGAAGGATGATAAGGGTAGGGTTGgtgatttaaaaaattcagCAGAGAGTGAGATGGCATCGGAGCCGGAGAGTGTATTACCACAGAAGCGAAGTTGGatagaaataaaaaatgtagTAATCTTCTTAAATAAAGTGTCGAGTAACTTCCCGATTACGGTAAATTCAAGTTTAAAGGTGTTGAATTTCCTGAAAAACGTGTTAAAACTTGCCAAACAGAATAATTGGCAAGATGTGACAGTGCCATCCAATACGctaattaagttaattcAGATGTACCAGaatcaaaataaatacatCGTAATTAATATTCCCGCCACTCCGTCAAGTAATCCCGCTTCTAATCCTGTCACCACTCCAAGCACTCCCGTTAATGTCCCGTCTAAGAATCCAACTTCCAAGGAAACATCGCCGAGAAATCCAATGTCTAAGGAAACTTCACCTAGAAGTGGTCCTGACAAGGAAACTTCCCTGAAAAGTGTTAGTTCCAAGGAAACTTCACCAAAGACTGGCTCTAAAGAATCTTCACCCAAAACGGGTAATTCTAAGGAGACATCGCCTAGAAATGCTCCCGTGAAGGAATCTGTGAAATCGTCGAGTAGAACGTCAATTACACATGGAACTGATAAAAGGTAA
- a CDS encoding putative integral membrane protein, producing MSSRIIWSNFRNYLTISNRLNQPKFNTIQYNKFNNFSSYSTGNNVGTVNFNNSEINKEKIKLTLGRGKLGGELGGELAEGEIVARRLDNEGYFFLKNLRRLKPFLKFLLFQSIPILLLMFLYKYFEQKKLTSIAPITTESELTKHVISSIRNATSVLISSNNFTFVNNIKLSNISEDIQSLLSEVKLGELDLLIQDFNEELTDKAQLLTINRDKFTYILFEGTLKRREDKRFNFTIDKVNVRFISSNSNYTFVKNDNGGWSPS from the exons ATGTCTAGTAGAATAATTTGGAGTAATTTCCGAAATTATCTCACAATTTCCAACAGATTAAATCAAccaaaatttaacacaattcaatataacaaatttaataatttttcatcGTATTCTACTGGGAATAACGTTGGAacagttaattttaataattcggaaataaataaagaaaagataaaattaacactcGGTAGGGGAAAATTAGGTGGAGAATTAGGTGGAGAATTGGCTGAGGGAGAGATAGTGGCCCGAAGATTAGATAATGAGGGTTACTTTTTCCTTAAGAATTTGAGGAGACTGAAGCCTTTTTTGAAGTTTCTACTCTTCCAATCAATTCCAATCCTTCTGTTAatgtttttatataaatatttcgAACAAAAAAAGTTAACGTCAATAGCTCCAATTACCACAGAATCTGAGCTCACGAAGCACGTAATAAGTTCTATTAGAAACGCTACCTCAGTACTAATCTCCAGCAATAACTTCACGTTtgttaataacattaaactCTCAAACATTTCCGAAGACATACAGTCCCTTTTAA GTGAGGTGAAGTTGGGTGAATTGGACTTGTTAATTCAAGATTTTAATGAAGAGTTAACAGACAAAGCTCAGTTACTTACCATCAATCGCGACAA GTTTACgtatatattatttgagGGTACTTTAAAGAGGCGTGAGGATAAAC ggtttaattttactattgACAAGGTTAACGTAAGATTTATAAGCTCTAATAGTAATTATacttttgtaaaaaatgacaATGGAGGCTGGAGTCCCAGTTGA